Proteins encoded in a region of the Triticum dicoccoides isolate Atlit2015 ecotype Zavitan chromosome 3A, WEW_v2.0, whole genome shotgun sequence genome:
- the LOC119267925 gene encoding probable envelope ADP,ATP carrier protein, chloroplastic — protein MSHRRVEACDSWRPPPVPGHAPALLLRAGNPWGRSYPPCAFASLSVREGGAAAVKAEDVEEEKERTLAQVAAEVSGTKGKMPPVAQLLKHPLALLALVPSSVALFAAGAGAGAVAKTVTAPLDRVKLLMQTHSVRMAGESTKGIGFVQAMAEIGKEEGIKGYWKGNLPQVIRIIPYSAVQLFSYEVYKKVFRRKDGELTVFGRLAAGACAGMTSTLVTYPLDVLRLRLAVQSGHSTMSQVALNMLREEGLASFYGGLGPSLIGIAPYIAVNFCVFDLMKKSVPEKYKSRPETSLATALLSATFATLMCYPLDTVRRQMQMKGTPYNTIFDAIPGIVERDGLVGLYRGFVPNALKNLPNSSIKLTAFDTMKILISTGQKELEKIMQENQEKTS, from the exons ATGAGCCACCGGCGAGTGGAGGCATGCGACTCCTGGCGCCCGCCGCCCGTGCCTGGGCACGCGCCTGCTCTCCTCCTCCGCGCGGGTAACCCCTGGGGCCGCTCCTACCCACCCTGCGCCTTCGCGTCCCTCTCCGTCCGTGAGGGCGGGGCGGCCGCCGTCAAGGCGGAGGATgtggaagaggagaaggagagaaCGCTGGCTCAGGTGGCAGCCGAGGTCTCTGGGACGAAGGGCAAGATGCCGCCGGTGGCGCAGCTGCTGAAGCACCCCCTGGCGCTGCTGGCGCTGGTGCCCAGCAGCGTCGCGCTCTTCGCGGCCGGCGCCGGGGCGGGCGCCGTCGCCAAGACGGTCACCGCGCCGCTCGACCGCGTCAAGCTCCTCATGCAG ACACATAGCGTGCGGATGGCGGGTGAGAGCACCAAGGGAATTGGATTCGTGCAG GCTATGGCAGAGATAGGGAAGGAGGAAGGTATAAAGGGTTACTGGAAGGGCAATCTTCCACAG GTTATCCGCATAATTCCATACAGTGCAGTACAACTTTTCTCATATGAAGTTTACAAG AAAGTATTCCGGAGAAAGGATGGAGAGCTTACTGTATTTGGGAGACTTGCGGCTGGGGCTTGTGCGGGCATGACTTCTACACTT GTGACTTACCCACTGGATGTCCTCCGGCTTAGGCTAGCAGTTCaatctggacatagcactatgtCACAG GTTGCTCTGAACATGCTGAGAGAAGAAGGGCTAGCTTCCTTCTATGGGGGCCTTGGTCCATCTCTTATAGGAATTGCACCTTACATCGCTGTAAACTTCTGTGTTTTTGACCT AATGAAGAAATCCGTACCGGAGAAGTACAAGAGTAGACCAGAGACTTCTCTAGCAACTGCTCTTCTTTCAGCAACGTTTGCAACTTTGATGTGCTATCCGTTGGACACTGTTAGGAGGCAGATGCAAATGAAAGGCACACCGTACAATACAATTTTCGATGCCATACCAG GCATTGTGGAGCGTGACGGTCTAGTTGGGCTATACAGAGGTTTTGTGCCAAATGCGTTGAAAAATCTACCAAATAGCAG CATTAAACTCACCGCATTCGACACAATGAAGATCCTGATATCTACTGGGCAAAAGGAACTGGAAAAAATAATGCAAGAAAATCAGGAGAAAACAAGCTAG